The following are encoded together in the Streptomyces sp. NBC_01465 genome:
- a CDS encoding GNAT family N-acetyltransferase, translating into MNDDIRPARDSDIAAVKAVTDAAYRHYIERIGVVPAPMEADHAANVAAGRVFVTGDPVKGVLVLVPEADHLYLDSISVSPEAKGTGVGRRLLEFTEERARELGLPEVRLLTNAMMWENQKLYEYFGYAFVERTVTGVYDRFHYRKVL; encoded by the coding sequence ATGAACGACGACATCCGCCCCGCACGGGACAGCGACATCGCAGCGGTGAAGGCCGTGACCGACGCGGCCTACCGCCACTACATCGAGCGCATCGGCGTCGTGCCCGCGCCCATGGAGGCCGACCACGCCGCGAACGTCGCGGCGGGCCGGGTCTTCGTCACGGGCGATCCGGTGAAGGGCGTCCTGGTCCTCGTCCCCGAGGCGGACCACCTGTATCTGGACTCGATCTCCGTCAGCCCGGAGGCGAAGGGCACCGGGGTCGGACGGCGGCTTCTGGAGTTCACCGAGGAGCGTGCGCGGGAGCTCGGACTGCCGGAGGTCCGGCTCCTCACGAACGCGATGATGTGGGAGAACCAGAAGCTGTACGAGTACTTCGGCTACGCGTTCGTGGAGCGGACGGTGACCGGCGTGTACGACCGCTTCCACTACCGCAAGGTGCTCTGA
- a CDS encoding lytic polysaccharide monooxygenase auxiliary activity family 9 protein codes for MTVRRTAATLAAFGVAPLALTALAASPAAAHGSMTDPVSRVAGCYAEGPESPRSAACKAAVAASGVQAFYDWNAVNIANAAGNSKQLIPDGKLCSAGNDKYKGLDLARADWPASKLSSGSHTFRYKGTAPHKGSFELYITKDSYDPSKPLKWSDLEAAPFVKVTDPKMENGDYVFDGTIPQKSGRHLIYSIWQRSDSPEAFYTCSDVVFGQDSGASTGSAGGSTATAEPSASAPSDQEIAAGADKSTVHHNHTSATPTEEANQPEADGASSPSAAAAAPDSGAAGTENLAETGGSSATSYITIGGAAALAIGAAMLFANLRRKAVPSGGRHSR; via the coding sequence ATGACCGTTCGTCGCACAGCCGCCACCCTCGCAGCCTTCGGTGTCGCGCCGCTCGCGCTGACCGCTCTGGCCGCTTCGCCGGCCGCCGCCCACGGCTCGATGACGGACCCGGTCAGCCGGGTCGCCGGCTGCTACGCGGAGGGTCCCGAGAGCCCCCGGTCGGCGGCGTGCAAGGCGGCGGTCGCCGCCAGCGGTGTGCAGGCGTTCTACGACTGGAACGCGGTCAACATCGCCAATGCGGCGGGGAATTCGAAGCAGCTGATCCCCGATGGCAAGCTGTGCAGCGCGGGCAACGACAAGTACAAGGGCCTGGACCTGGCCCGCGCCGACTGGCCCGCCAGCAAGCTCTCCTCGGGCAGCCACACCTTCCGCTACAAGGGCACCGCCCCGCACAAGGGGTCCTTCGAGCTCTACATCACGAAGGACAGTTACGACCCGTCGAAGCCCCTGAAGTGGTCGGACCTGGAGGCGGCGCCCTTCGTCAAGGTGACCGACCCGAAGATGGAGAACGGCGACTACGTTTTCGACGGCACGATCCCGCAGAAGTCGGGCCGCCACCTCATCTACTCGATCTGGCAGCGCTCGGACTCCCCCGAGGCCTTCTACACCTGCTCCGACGTGGTCTTCGGCCAGGACAGCGGTGCCTCTACCGGTTCCGCGGGCGGCAGCACCGCCACCGCCGAGCCGTCCGCCTCCGCCCCCTCCGACCAGGAGATCGCGGCGGGCGCGGACAAGTCCACCGTCCATCACAACCACACCTCGGCGACGCCCACGGAGGAGGCCAACCAGCCGGAAGCGGACGGCGCCTCCTCCCCGAGCGCGGCCGCGGCGGCCCCGGACTCGGGTGCGGCCGGCACCGAGAACCTCGCCGAGACCGGGGGCAGCTCGGCGACCTCGTACATCACGATCGGTGGTGCGGCCGCCCTCGCGATCGGCGCGGCGATGCTCTTCGCCAACCTCCGCCGCAAGGCCGTCCCCTCGGGCGGCCGCCACAGCCGCTAG
- a CDS encoding esterase/lipase family protein, with product MLPWKRALRPLSALLLAVAAAALPAAPATAASAPSAGWNNYSCRPSATHPRPVVLVHGTFGNSVDNWIALAPYLVNRGYCVFSLDYGQLPGVPLFNGLGPIDQSAGQLAGFVDTVLSATGAPKADLVGHSQGGMMPRYYLKFLGGAAKVNSLTGLAPDNHGTTLDGLANLLPYFPGAADILHKGAPGLSDQVAGSPFITKLNAGGDTVPGVRYTVIATRYDEVVTPYRSQFLSGPDVTNVLLQDKCGVDVSEHVTIGTVDRIAFHEVANSLDPAHATPTTCASVIG from the coding sequence ATGCTGCCCTGGAAACGTGCCCTGAGACCGCTCTCCGCACTGCTGCTGGCCGTGGCCGCCGCCGCACTGCCCGCCGCACCCGCCACCGCGGCCTCCGCGCCCTCCGCCGGCTGGAACAACTACTCCTGCCGCCCGTCCGCCACCCATCCGCGCCCCGTCGTCCTCGTCCACGGCACTTTCGGGAACAGCGTCGACAACTGGATCGCCCTCGCCCCGTACCTGGTCAACCGCGGGTACTGCGTCTTCTCCCTCGACTACGGGCAGCTCCCCGGCGTACCGCTCTTCAACGGTCTCGGCCCCATCGACCAGTCGGCCGGACAGCTGGCCGGCTTCGTCGACACCGTCCTGTCCGCGACCGGCGCCCCCAAGGCCGACCTGGTCGGGCACTCGCAGGGCGGCATGATGCCCCGCTACTACCTGAAATTCCTTGGCGGCGCCGCCAAGGTGAACTCCCTGACGGGCCTCGCGCCCGACAACCACGGCACCACCCTGGACGGCCTCGCCAACCTGCTGCCCTACTTCCCCGGGGCGGCCGACATCCTGCACAAGGGAGCCCCGGGGCTCTCCGACCAGGTGGCGGGCTCCCCGTTCATCACCAAGCTCAACGCGGGCGGCGACACCGTGCCCGGGGTGCGCTACACGGTCATCGCCACCCGCTACGACGAGGTGGTCACCCCGTACCGCAGCCAGTTCCTGTCGGGCCCCGACGTCACCAACGTCCTGCTCCAGGACAAGTGCGGGGTCGACGTCTCCGAGCACGTGACGATCGGGACGGTCGACCGGATCGCCTTCCACGAGGTGGCGAACTCCCTCGACCCGGCCCACGCCACCCCGACCACCTGCGCCTCGGTGATCGGCTAG
- a CDS encoding DUF3533 domain-containing protein, protein MTFVDEVKSAVTPRAALLVLGVLVLQLLFITSYVGALHNPKPRDVAFGVVAPAQAAPKLVAELKQLPGKPLDPRAVSDVATARSQIMNRDIDGALVVDPASTTDTLLVASGGGTVLATTLTKIATEVDATQHRTVKTVDVAPASSQDFDGLSAFYLVVGWCVGGYLCASILAISAGSRAANRDRAAIRLGSMALYSIVSGLGGAVIIGPILGALPGSIMGLWGLGALVVFAVGAITLALQALTGIVGIGLAVLIIVVAGNPSAGGAFPLPMLPPFWQAIGPALPPGAGTWVARSIAYFKGNAVTGPLLVLSAWAVVGTVITLVMSSLRKGNKDTVAEDVAA, encoded by the coding sequence ATGACTTTCGTCGACGAGGTGAAGAGCGCCGTCACCCCGCGAGCCGCGCTGCTCGTGCTGGGTGTGCTCGTACTGCAGCTGTTGTTCATCACGTCCTACGTGGGCGCGCTGCACAATCCCAAGCCGAGGGACGTCGCCTTCGGCGTGGTCGCGCCCGCGCAGGCCGCACCGAAGCTGGTCGCCGAACTCAAGCAGCTGCCGGGCAAGCCCCTCGACCCGCGTGCGGTCTCCGACGTGGCGACCGCACGCAGCCAGATCATGAACCGCGACATCGACGGCGCGCTCGTCGTCGACCCCGCCTCGACGACCGACACGCTGCTCGTCGCATCCGGCGGGGGCACGGTGCTCGCGACGACGCTCACCAAGATCGCCACCGAGGTCGACGCGACCCAGCACCGTACGGTCAAGACCGTGGACGTCGCTCCGGCGTCCTCCCAGGACTTCGACGGTCTCTCCGCGTTCTACCTGGTCGTCGGCTGGTGCGTCGGCGGCTATCTCTGCGCCTCGATCCTCGCGATCAGCGCGGGATCCCGGGCCGCCAACCGCGACCGTGCGGCGATCAGGCTCGGCTCGATGGCGCTCTACTCGATCGTCAGCGGTCTGGGCGGCGCCGTCATCATCGGCCCGATCCTGGGTGCGCTGCCGGGTTCGATCATGGGTCTGTGGGGGCTCGGGGCGCTGGTGGTCTTCGCGGTCGGTGCGATCACCCTGGCCCTGCAGGCGCTGACCGGCATCGTGGGCATCGGGCTCGCCGTCCTGATCATCGTGGTCGCGGGCAACCCGAGCGCGGGCGGCGCCTTCCCGCTGCCGATGCTGCCGCCGTTCTGGCAGGCGATCGGGCCCGCGCTGCCACCGGGTGCGGGCACCTGGGTGGCGCGCTCCATCGCGTACTTCAAGGGCAACGCGGTCACCGGACCGCTTCTGGTGCTCTCCGCATGGGCGGTGGTGGGCACCGTCATCACCCTGGTCATGTCGTCCTTGCGTAAGGGCAACAAGGACACGGTCGCCGAGGACGTCGCCGCATGA
- a CDS encoding acetate uptake transporter: MNFPHRSGPAAQAVSVKRMEPTAQAQLGPLGLTGFIVVTTIATGIDAGIFPEKLAGSELPMVGFFIGGLAQLLAGLFQAQRGDTWHATVFGGFGLFWMAKGLMIQWVLPTVDPALRGDTMGLFTLPWVFVVFVLWLGSLRIHLALLTTFTFVLVVFVAMTCNGFTGEVIWNRVAGWAGLCAAAGALYLLAGQIMASTWGRAVLPMGRFVAPEMPES; the protein is encoded by the coding sequence ATGAACTTCCCGCACCGCTCGGGCCCGGCCGCGCAGGCGGTCTCCGTCAAGCGGATGGAGCCCACCGCGCAGGCCCAGCTGGGGCCGCTCGGACTGACCGGCTTCATCGTGGTCACCACCATCGCGACCGGTATCGACGCGGGCATCTTCCCCGAGAAGCTGGCGGGCTCCGAGCTGCCGATGGTGGGCTTCTTCATCGGCGGTCTCGCGCAGCTGCTCGCGGGCCTCTTCCAGGCGCAGCGCGGTGACACCTGGCACGCCACGGTCTTCGGCGGTTTCGGGCTCTTCTGGATGGCGAAGGGGCTGATGATCCAGTGGGTGCTGCCGACGGTGGACCCGGCGCTGCGCGGCGACACGATGGGGCTGTTCACCCTGCCCTGGGTGTTCGTGGTGTTCGTGCTGTGGCTGGGCAGTCTGCGGATTCATCTGGCGCTGCTGACCACGTTCACCTTCGTGCTCGTGGTCTTCGTGGCGATGACCTGCAACGGCTTCACCGGTGAGGTGATCTGGAACCGGGTCGCGGGCTGGGCGGGTCTCTGTGCGGCGGCGGGTGCGCTGTATCTGCTGGCCGGGCAGATCATGGCGTCGACCTGGGGGCGCGCGGTGCTGCCGATGGGCCGGTTCGTGGCGCCGGAGATGCCGGAGTCCTAG